One part of the Rutidosis leptorrhynchoides isolate AG116_Rl617_1_P2 chromosome 1, CSIRO_AGI_Rlap_v1, whole genome shotgun sequence genome encodes these proteins:
- the LOC139873243 gene encoding probable polygalacturonase: MKCCYNSKFTRCHLHLQMREAIRLLMLVMVVASMVGVDGRKGRVVLNEGSLEYTAINCRSHSASITDFGGVGDGKTLNTGAFQSAVNKLSQYASDGGAQLFVPAGQWLTGSFNLTSHFTLFLHKDATLLASQDINAWPVIDPLPSYGHGRDAAGGRYISLIFGTNLTDVVITGDNGTIDGQGLLWWQKFHGKKLKYTRPYLFEIMYSDTIQISNVTFLNSPSWNVHPVYSSNILLQGITILAPIQSPNTDGINPDSCSNTRIEDTYIVSGDDCVAVKSGWDEYGISFGMPTEHLIIRRLTCISPYSAAIALGSEMSGGIQDVRAEDITAINTESAVRIKTGVGRGGFVKDIYVKGMTLHTMKWVFWITGNYGSHADTHWDPKAVPIIQNINYRDVVAENVTMAARLEGISGDSFMGICISNATIGMRVKAKKVPWTCTDVEGVTSGVVPKPCDLLPDQGEDKIGMCTFPQEKLDIDNVELKKCSYVMA, from the exons ATGAAGTGTTGCTACAACTCAAAATTTACAAGGTGCCATCTACATCTTCAA atGCGAGAAGCAATACGGTTGTTAATGCTGGTGATGGTGGTGGCAAGTATGGTAGGAGTTGATGGTAGAAAAGGAAGAGTTGTATTAAACGAGGGGTCATTAGAGTACACAGCAATAAACTGCAGGAGTCATAGTGCATCAATTACGGATTTTGGAGGGGTTGGAGATGGAAAAACTTTAAATACAGGGGCCTTTCAGAGTGCAGTGAATAAATTGAGCCAATACGCCTCAGACGGCGGGGCTCAGCTGTTTGTTCCGGCTGGTCAATGGTTGACCGGCAGCTTCAATCTCACAAGTCATTTTACTCTGTTTCTTCACAAGGATGCCACCCTCCTTGCTTCTCag GATATAAATGCATGGCCGGTGATCGATCCCCTACCATCTTACGGTCATGGTAGAGATGCAGCCGGAGGAAGGTACATTAGTCTCATATTCGGGACAAATCTCACTGACGTCGTCATCACTG GTGACAATGGTACAATCGACGGCCAAGGTCTACTTTGGTGGCAAAAGTTCCATGGGAAAAAGTTAAAATACACGAGACCATACCTATTCGAGATCATGTATTCAGATACTATTCAGATTTCAAATGTTACCTTCCTAAATTCTCCATCATGGAATGTTCATCCTGTTTATAGTAG CAACATTCTTCTACAAGGAATTACAATTTTGGCCCCAATTCAATCTCCAAACACTGATGGCATTAACCCAG ATTCTTGCTCAAACACAAGAATAGAGGACACATATATTGTCTCTGGGGACGATTGTGTGGCGGTTAAGAGTGGTTGGGATGAGTACGGGATATCATTCGGTATGCCAACCGAACATTTGATCATTAGGCGCCTCACGTGTATCTCCCCTTATAGTGCAGCAATTGCACTAGGAAGTGAAATGTCGGGTGGCATTCAGGACGTGAGGGCCGAGGATATAACCGCCATCAATACTGAGTCAGCAGTTCGGATCAAGACAGGGGTGGGCCGTGGTGGATTTGTGAAAGATATTTATGTAAAAGGTATGACATTGCATACCATGAAATGGGTGTTCTGGATAACTGGAAACTATGGGTCCCACGCTGATACTCATTGGGACCCAAAAGCTGTTCCTATTATCCAGAACATAAATTATAGAGATGTGGTGGCGGAAAATGTGACAATGGCAGCTCGACTAGAGGGTATCTCGGGTGATAGTTTTATGGGGATATGTATATCGAACGCAACTATTGGGATGCGGGTCAAGGCTAAAAAGGTCCCATGGACATGCACTGATGTTGAAGGGGTGACCAGTGGTGTGGTTCCTAAACCTTGTGACTTGTTGCCTGACCAAGGGGAAGACAAGATTGGAATGTGTACTTTTCCTCAAGAGAAATTAGACATAGACAATGTTGAGCTCAAGAAGTGTTCCTATGTCATGGCATGA
- the LOC139873254 gene encoding mitogen-activated protein kinase homolog MMK2 has protein sequence MSLMESSSTNTTTQEQQQQQSHIKGVITHGGRYVQYNVYGNLFEVSRKYVPPIRPVGRGAYGIVCAAMNAETREEVAIKKIGNAFDNRIDAKRTLREIKLLRHMDHENVIAIKDIIRPPQKENFNDVYIVYELMDTDLHQIIRSNQPLADDHCRYFLYQILRGLKYVHSAHVLHRDLKPSNLLLNANCDLKVGDFGLARTTSETDFMTEYVVTRWYRAPELLLNCSEYTAAIDIWSVGCILGEIMTRQPLFPGKDYVHQLRLITELIGSPDDASLGFLRSDNARRYVRQLPQYPKQQFSARFPNKSPGALDLLEKMLVFDPNRRITVDEALCHPYLAPLHDINEEPVCPRPFSFDFEQPSCTEENIKELIWRESVKFNPDPTH, from the exons ATGTCTCTAATGGAATCCAGTTCAACTAACACTACTACACAAGAGCAACAACAGCAACAAAGTCATATTAAAGGAGTGATTACACACGGTGGTCGTTACGTTCAATACAATGTGTACGGAAACCTATTCGAAGTTTCCAGAAAATATGTTCCTCCGATTCGTCCTGTTGGTAGAGGCGCGTACGGCATCGTATG TGCTGCAATGAATGCAGAGACACGTGAAGAGGTTGCCATTAAGAAAATCGGTAATGCATTTGACAACCGAATAGATGCCAAGCGTACTTTAAGAGAGATCAAGCTTCTTCGCCACATGGATCATGAAAAT GTTATTGCAATCAAAGACATAATACGGCCTCCACAAAAGGAAAATTTCAATGATGTATACATTGTTTATGAGTTAATGGACACTGATCTTCATCAGATAATACGCTCTAATCAACCACTTGCTGATGATCATTGTCGG TATTTTCTATACCAAATACTTAGAGGACTCAAGTATGTGCATTCAGCACACGTCTTGCATCGTGATCTAAAACCAAGCAACTTGCTTCTTAATGCTAACTGTGACTTAAAAGTTGGAGATTTCGGACTTGCAAGGACAACATCTGAAACAGACTTCATGACTGAGTATGTCGTTACTCGATGGTACCGGGCCCCAGAATTGCTCTTGAATTGTTCAGAGTACACAGCAGCAATTGATATCTGGTCAGTTGGATGTATTCTTGGTGAAATCATGACCAGACAACCCTTGTTTCCTGGAAAGGATTATGTTCATCAACTTAGACTTATCACAGAG CTGATAGGTTCACCAGATGATGCGAGTCTTGGATTTCTGAGAAGTGATAATGCACGAAGATACGTTAGACAGCTTCCTCAGTATCCAAAGCAACAATTTTCTGCTCGTTTCCCAAATAAGTCTCCTGGAGCTCTCGATTTGCTGGAAAAAATGCTCGTCTTTGACCCAAATAGGCGTATTACAG TTGATGAGGCTCTTTGTCACCCTTACTTAGCACCCCTTCACGATATCAATGAGGAGCCTGTTTGTCCGAGGCCATTCAGTTTTGACTTCGAGCAGCCATCGTGCACTGAGGAGAATATCAAAGAGCTCATTTGGAGGGAGTCTGTAAAATTCAACCCTGACCCTACTCACTga